A genomic region of Papaver somniferum cultivar HN1 chromosome 7, ASM357369v1, whole genome shotgun sequence contains the following coding sequences:
- the LOC113295479 gene encoding uncharacterized protein LOC113295479, protein MEDIPEPPNMGHEPPTGKRSREFCAYHRFQGHNTNNCRNIQKIILRMIDQGKLSYFLVAQQQNIPPPPEGQAAGVKTGNKTYLIEAGANAKNLYFNSIIHSFINIEDFHDNVLSRVHARDDDGKEILKLAKVSPLKNWQNQSISFSAEEVLGGGELHKSLLVVKLEIIPKTNTEEEEDDDADAWAINMILIYPGSSVDILFYHAYKTMGGRDYDLIPSTYKIYGFNGSANKPKGEITMRIPLKNITKEVVFCVVHVESLYNALIGRPWLHNILGVASTFHQCIKFPLPQGVGVIRGDTNEAKTCNEIEVDKSEERTNKRRYWKKEIQEGKRSEILMVDVVNKAENGKASMCKDEEMK, encoded by the coding sequence ATGGAAGACATTCCGGAACCACCAAACATGGGTCATGAACCACCAACAGGAAAGAGAAGCCGGGAGTTTTGTGCTTATCACCGTTTTCAAGGTCATAACACCAATAATTGTCGAAATATACAGAAAATTATACTAAGAATGATCGATCAAGGGAAATTAAGCTACTTCCTAGTTGCACAACAACAGAatataccaccaccaccagaagggCAGGCGGCAGGAGTGAAAACGGGAAACAAAACATATTTGATTGAAGCAGGAGCGAATGCAAAGAACTTATACTTCAACTCAATAATACACTCGTTCATAAACATAGAAGACTTCCACGACAATGTTCTGAGTCGAGTTCATGCAAGAGATGATGATGGAAAAGAGAtattaaaattggcaaaggtatcaCCACTGAAAAATTGGCAAAATCAATCTATCTCCTTCAGTGCGGAAGAAGTACTAGGAGGCGGAGAATTGCATAAAAGCCTATTAGTTGTTAAGCTGGAAATAATACCAAAAACAAATACTGAggaagaggaagatgatgatgcagACGCGTGGGCAATAAACATGATATTGATATACCCTGGAAGCTCAGTCGACATATTGTTTTACCATGCTTATAAGACTATGGGCGGCAGAGATTACGACCTCATACCATCGACTTATAAGATTTATGGTTTCAATGGATCAGCCAATAAGCCGAAAGGAGAAATAACCATGCGGATCCCTCTAAAGAACATAACCAAAGAAGTAGTATTTTGCGTAGTTCACGTGGAGTCTCTATACAATGCCTTGATTGGCAGACCATGGCTACACAACATTCTAGGAGTGGCTTCAACCTTTCATCAATGTATCAAATTTCCTTTACCTCAAGGCGTCGGAGTAATAAGGGGAGACACCAATGAGGCAAAAACCTGTAATGAAATTGAAGTCGACAAAAGTGAAGAACGCACAAATAAGAGAAGATATTGGAAAAAGGAGATACAAGAGGGCAAAAGAAGTGAAATATTAATGGTTGATGTTGTAAACAAGGCTGAAAATGGGAAAGCTTCAATGTGCAAGGATGAAGAAATGAAATAG